The genomic window GAATATGACATTATTATTGAACCCAAAATGAGCTTTGGAACCGGACATCATGAAACCACGTACATGATGATTCAACATATTTTAGCATTTGATTTTACCAACAAATCTGTTTTGGATATGGGTTGTGGAACCGGTGTGCTAGCTATTTTGGCCGAAAAAAAAGGGGCTACATCTTTAGAAGCCATTGATATTGATAATTGGTGTTATTTAAATAGTTTAGAAAATATCTCACGAAATGATTGTCACCACATCAAGGTTTTAGAAGGGGATGCGTCCTTACTTGAAGGAAAACGTTTTGATGTTGTCATCGCAAACATTAATCGAAACATTCTGTTGAATGACTTAAGTACATATGTTACTTGTTTAAATGAAAATGGTTCCTTATTTTTAAGTGGTTTTTACGACAGCGATTGTGAGTTGATTGAGGCAACTTGCAACGAACTCGATTTGAAACTTGAGAAAAAATTAACACGAAACAATTGGGTCGCCCTGAAATTCGTTAAGTCATTATGAGTACAAAAGAAAAAATTAAAGAAGATGTAGAGGTTTCAGTTGAAGAAGGACATTTAAATGAAATTGTCTTGTTCAACGACGAGGTCAATACTTTTGACCATGTGATAGAAACCCTAGTTGATGTTTGTAAGCATTCCTACGAACAGGCAGAACAATGTTCGTTACTGGTTCATTATAAAGGAAAATGTACCGTTAAAACGGGGGTGTATGAGGAGTTGGAACCTCAATGTACTCAACTTCTAAAAGCAGGCTTAAGCGCTGAAATCGTTTAAGATTCTGTATCCACACTCACATTTTGAATGCCTTCTAAATCATTGAGTTTAGTGATAATGGTATGGGCACATCCACCACATTTAAGATTTCAAGAGTTGTGGTCATAGTCAAAGCAATTAAATTGTGGATGGGCATACAAATTCAGATAGTGATAAATCGGTCTTTTTAAGCGCTGTAAATCCACCAGCGATATCAACGATGTTACGAAAGCCACGTGCTTTTAAAATGGATGCCGCAATCACAGAGCGGAAGCCACCAGCACAATGAATGTAATAGGTTT from Formosa sp. Hel1_33_131 includes these protein-coding regions:
- the prmA gene encoding 50S ribosomal protein L11 methyltransferase — translated: MGDSIYIGYTFKVQPVQPGTEILIAELGFSGFESFVETPDGVIAYIQEADHFDIILDSIQILNSEEFVISYEFETIAQTNWNAEWEKNFNPIVVEDRCAIRAPFHEVFDVEYDIIIEPKMSFGTGHHETTYMMIQHILAFDFTNKSVLDMGCGTGVLAILAEKKGATSLEAIDIDNWCYLNSLENISRNDCHHIKVLEGDASLLEGKRFDVVIANINRNILLNDLSTYVTCLNENGSLFLSGFYDSDCELIEATCNELDLKLEKKLTRNNWVALKFVKSL
- a CDS encoding ATP-dependent Clp protease adaptor ClpS, encoding MSTKEKIKEDVEVSVEEGHLNEIVLFNDEVNTFDHVIETLVDVCKHSYEQAEQCSLLVHYKGKCTVKTGVYEELEPQCTQLLKAGLSAEIV